GGACTCGTGGGCAGATGTTAAATCTCGAGAATCAATGTACGCCCAAAGGCGTTTACATTCGGCGAGATGATTGGCAGCCTGCACGAGCTTTGAGAATGAGGTCGTATCATCGGCCTCAAAGTCATAGAAAATTTTGACCGTTCGCCTACGAGATTCGAACACTGAAGCCACGATACCAAGCAAGACACCGACACCGCCAGAGATGAGCATTCCAAGTTGACTATCATTAAGCCAGGCGACTCCGAAGGCTATTGCGGCAGCTACGAAAACCAAATAATCGAGTCTGAAATCCTTGTAAGATTTGTTCAGGCGATCAATAAGCTCTTTTCTTTCGGGGCTGGCCAGATCACGTGTGCTGACAGCATCGAACTTCTGGGTAGGAAGTAGCTCTACGGGCTGAAGTGACACCGCGTGATTCCCGCCTCTTCGCCCACCAAGCTCCTCACGCATATACAAGCCATGCCTACCAGCATGTACATAGGACGAACCATCAGGCCGCATTCCGACGCGAAATCCAGTAACACCCACTGAGGCACCCACCCCGCCCTTAGAGAGGTTGAACCTGATCGGACCGATTGATACAGACTTTCTTAGATACCACGCCATCGTTATTTCTCCTACCATTCTTCGCGGCACTTA
This genomic interval from Spartobacteria bacterium contains the following:
- a CDS encoding DUF4236 domain-containing protein encodes the protein MVGEITMAWYLRKSVSIGPIRFNLSKGGVGASVGVTGFRVGMRPDGSSYVHAGRHGLYMREELGGRRGGNHAVSLQPVELLPTQKFDAVSTRDLASPERKELIDRLNKSYKDFRLDYLVFVAAAIAFGVAWLNDSQLGMLISGGVGVLLGIVASVFESRRRTVKIFYDFEADDTTSFSKLVQAANHLAECKRLWAYIDSRDLTSAHESKVNAGASSLIKREPAAVGTGTPPWVETNVTIPTLKARGVIAYFMPDCILVYDSAGVGCLEHASLSFSTGAERFIEDGPVPSDSEVVDRTWKYANKRGGPDRRFKDNKEIPICLYGKLDLSTSAGLLCHLQTSKSDAPQSFSKQYSEYLKTIGVGRANVA